CTTTTGGATGCTTTTAATAGCGACTATATTCCTGAGCATATGATGACTCAAGAGTACCTAGAAGAAGTTAAAGCTCTACTCAAGCCCGGCGGCATCATCATGGCCAATACTTTCAGCTCTAGCGCGCTGTTCCACCACGAGTCAGCGACTTACCACAAAGTTTTTGGCGACTTATACCAGATCCACTTTGAAGACGAAAAGACCAATCGCGTCATCGTGGTCAGCAACCAATCTCTACCGGAGAAAGAAACATTGCTGCAAAAAGCGAATGATTACAAACCACTACTGTCTCAATACGGCGTTGATACTTTGCGGGTGTTCGATGCGATAAGCGACGAGATCAACTGGGACACTGAAGCAAAAATTCTAACGGATCAATACTCTCCAGCGAACCTTCTCAAGTAATACAATGATTTATAGCGCTTGTCACCCCACTGGCGGGCGCTTGTCGTCACCGTCAATAGCCGGTTTATGGATAATTATCTCCTGAAACAACGACTAGAGAGAAACTCATGATTGTAAAAAAACTACGCGAAAAGAAACAATGGTCACAAGAACAACTTTCAATACTCAGCGGTATTAGTATTCGTACTATTCAACGTATCGAAAGTGGTAACCGCGCCAGTTTAGAATCATTAAAGTCTCTAGCTGCTGTTTTCGAAACTGATATCGAAACATTACAAAAGGAGATTATCGTGATAGATAAAAATACAGAAGAGTGGAAGGCTAAACCTTGGTGGTTAAGATTTAACCTGGTGGGGATCCGAAAGCGTAGCGAGTTAGTTTTTATCGAAAACTTTTGTATTGTATCAGCTCTTTTTAACTGGTTAATTGGGACATTTTCAGAACCAAAATTTTTGCACTTTGCACCAGTACTGTTCATATGTGCTTATTTGTGCACTTGGTTGATACGTAAGGCTGATAAATACAAAGTTTGGTAAATCACTACTCGCAATCAAAAAAGGCGCCTAACCAGCGCCTTTCTTGTCTTGTTTTGCCGAACCATTCCTTATTGAAATAAGTTTTTTTATTTCTAGGCGAGGCGCAGCAAAGGGATGAAAAGACTATTTCTTTAGAGCTTGGTCGAGATCTTCAAGAATATCATCAATATCCTCAACTCCTACTGACAAGCGCACTAAATTATCCAGAATACCAATCTCTTGGCGAATCTCGTGCGGTACAGCGGCGTGAGTCATGATCGCTGGGTGATTCGATAGGCTTTCGATACCACCTAAGCTTTCTGCTAGCGTGAAGACTTTTAGTTTCTTCATGAACTCATGCGAGTTTTTCGCTGCCTCTTCTTCAGTATCACCTTTAACCAGCACTGACACCATGCCACTGAAGCCTTTCATCTGGCTTTTCGCGAGTTCGTGCTGTGGGTGTGACTCTAGGCCTGGGTAGTAGACTTTGTCGATCTGTGGATGGTTGCTTAGGAACTCAGCCACTTTTTGACCGTTTTCGTTATGCTGACGCATACGCAGCGCCAATGTCTTCAAGCCACGAAGCGCTAAATAGCTGTCAAATGGACCTTGAATCGCGCCTGCTGAATTGTGTAAGAACGCCATTTGCTCACGTAATTCATCATTATCACCAACAACCGCAACACCACCAACGATGTCTGAGTGACCGTTTAGGTATTTTGTCGCTGAGTGCATGACGATATCGAAACCAAAATCTAATGGCGTTTGGTTAAATGGTGTGGCGAATGTGTTATCCGCGATAGCGATCAGGTTGTGCTTCTTAGCGAAGTCAGCAATCGCTTTCATATCAACCACTTTCAGCATGGGGTTGGTCGGACTTTCGACCCAAATCATTTTAGTGTTTGGCTTTAGTGCTTTCTCAAGATTGCTTAAGTCAGACAAGTTCTCAAAGCTGAACTCTAGATTTGCCGTACGCTTACGAACCTTGTCGAATAAACGGAAAGTCCCGCCATACAGGTCATCCATGGCGATAACGTGTGAACCCGCATCAAGAAGCTCAAGGATGGTGCTAGTCGCCGCCATACCAGAAGCAAACGCATAACCCTGCTTACCGTTTTCGAGATCAGCGATACAGCGCTCATACGCCATACGCGTTGGGTTCTGACTGCGCGAGTACTCATAGCCTGTATGCTCGCCTGGAGCGGGCTGTGCGTAGGTTGAGGTGGTAAAAATCGGTGGCATCACCGCGCCCGTGATTGGTTCAGGCTTTTGCCCAGCATGAATCACACGGCTGGCAAACTTAAATTTCTTGTCTGACATAAAATACCTATTGGTTATATCGTTTAGCTCTGATTAGCTCGATAATGACTAGATGCATATAACATCTAGTCATTACAGCAAATTTCAAGGGTATGGAGCTTTTATTTCAACGAATAGTGCCCTTTAGAAATCAGGACGATTCTTTTTGGCGAGCTCTTTCTGATATTGCTTAACCTTTCTGAACAAGCTAAATACCTGTTTGTGGAAAGGAATCATCAGTAACACACCGAACCCCATGATAATCCATGGATAATGCGGCCAACTAAAATGTTCAGCCAGCAAGCCAGCGTTCTTCTCATTAATTAAATAGATTTCATAGCCGGCAAACACCACCAGCGCCATGCCTAAAATATCTAATAATAACAACCAGATAGAGATATTAGCAGTGGGTGGTGTTAACGGCTTATCTTGACTCATGATAGAAAACCCTGCTCTTTCATCCACTCATCGTTATACATTTTCGACAAGTAGCGGTTACCCGTATCACAGACAAAAGTCACAACATTCTTCGGTTCCGTTTGATCCTGACAATACTTAAGCGCTGCAGCGACTAGCGTGCCGGTCGAAGAACCGCCC
The DNA window shown above is from Kangiella marina and carries:
- a CDS encoding helix-turn-helix domain-containing protein → MIVKKLREKKQWSQEQLSILSGISIRTIQRIESGNRASLESLKSLAAVFETDIETLQKEIIVIDKNTEEWKAKPWWLRFNLVGIRKRSELVFIENFCIVSALFNWLIGTFSEPKFLHFAPVLFICAYLCTWLIRKADKYKVW
- a CDS encoding PLP-dependent aspartate aminotransferase family protein; translation: MSDKKFKFASRVIHAGQKPEPITGAVMPPIFTTSTYAQPAPGEHTGYEYSRSQNPTRMAYERCIADLENGKQGYAFASGMAATSTILELLDAGSHVIAMDDLYGGTFRLFDKVRKRTANLEFSFENLSDLSNLEKALKPNTKMIWVESPTNPMLKVVDMKAIADFAKKHNLIAIADNTFATPFNQTPLDFGFDIVMHSATKYLNGHSDIVGGVAVVGDNDELREQMAFLHNSAGAIQGPFDSYLALRGLKTLALRMRQHNENGQKVAEFLSNHPQIDKVYYPGLESHPQHELAKSQMKGFSGMVSVLVKGDTEEEAAKNSHEFMKKLKVFTLAESLGGIESLSNHPAIMTHAAVPHEIRQEIGILDNLVRLSVGVEDIDDILEDLDQALKK